Proteins encoded by one window of Heliangelus exortis chromosome 5, bHelExo1.hap1, whole genome shotgun sequence:
- the TMED10 gene encoding transmembrane emp24 domain-containing protein 10, whose product MPLPLPLPLPGRPRIGQAPLQALLLLLLLVGPAVSISFQLPGKARKCLREEIHRDTLVTGEYEIGAPPGSSTGPSANLKITDSAGHILYAKEDATKGKFAFTTEDYDMFEACFESKLPVGTGRMPDQLVILDMKHGVEAKNYEEIAKVEKLKPLEVELRRLEDLSESIVNDFAYMKKREEEMRDTNESTNTRVLYFSIFSMCCLIGLATWQVFYLRRFFKAKKLIE is encoded by the exons AtgccgctgccgctgccgctgccgctGCCCGGCCGCCCCCGCATCGGCCAGGCCCCGCTCCAGGCGTTGTTGTTGCTACTGCTGCTGGTGGGCCCGGCGGTGTCCATCTCCTTCCAGCTGCCGGGCAAGGCGCGGAAGTGCCTGCGGGAGGAGATCCACCGCGACACGCTGGTCACGGGCGAGTACGAGATCGGTGCCCCGCCGGGCTCCTCCACCGGACCCTCCGCCAACCTCAAG ATAACTGACTCAGCTGGGCACATCCTGTATGCCAAGGAGGATGCCACTAAGGGCAAGTTTGCTTTCACCACTGAAGACTATGATATGTTTGAGGCCTGCTTTGAGAGCAAGCTTCCTGTGG GAACAGGGAGGATGCCGGACCAGCTCGTGATTCTGGATATGAAGCATGGAGTTGAAGCAAAGAACTACGAGGAG ATTGCAAAAGTGGAGAAGTTGAAGCCTCTGGAAGTAGAATTGAGGCGTCTAGAAGATCTTTCAGAGTCCATTGTTAACGACTTTGCCTATATGAAAAAACGAGAAGAGGAGATGAGGGACACGAATG AGTCGACAAACACCCGGGTTCTGTACTTCAGCATTTTCTCCATGTGCTGTCTCATCGGACTGGCCACGTGGCAGGTTTTCTACCTGCGTCGTTTCTTCAAGGCTAAGAAACTGATTGAGTAA